Below is a genomic region from Lonchura striata isolate bLonStr1 chromosome 28, bLonStr1.mat, whole genome shotgun sequence.
ttctccaaaaaaacccaaacaatccaCACATGCTAGTTACTAAGTCAAGATATTTCaatataaaaaaaccctaaaacaacaaaacaccctaaatgtctttttttagGGCTCAAACTGAAACTTGAGGTGAGAGTTGAGCCAGTGTGATCACAGCAGGCACCATCCCCCAGCCCGGAGCCCCGGTCCAAACCTGCGAAGGCCCTGGCCTCGTCAGTGGGCACGGCGCGGAGGTGGCGCAGGTCGCTCTTGTTGCCCACCAGCATGATCACGATGTTGTTGTCAGCGTGGTCTCGCAGCTCCTTCAGCCAGCGCTCCACGTTCTCATAGGTGAGGTGTTTGGCAATGTCATAGACAAGCAGAGCCCCAACAGCACCACGGTAATATCTGAAACCATGAGGCACAGCCCTTCATCGAGAGCTCTGTCTCAGCCACACCAACAAACAGGCCATCTAGCGCTTCTTTAATGCTCTCCATTTGGAGAAAGTTGTGCTGATGCAGATACTGCTGTTGGAGTGGTTTTGAAGCCTAAAACCAAGTTCCAaatgcagggtttttttctaataGCATTTCTAAGAAACTCCAGTGTGTGTAACAAAATGCTGGAGAGCCTCCAGAAACCAGGACTGAAAATGTCCtgtctgctccagctgtgcatAGGAAAACTCATTGCAGAATCAGTACAGCTGGGAGGTTTTTGTGAAGTTACAACTTACCTTTCTACTAGGAAAATAGCCCTTAATAAAATGTCACTATTTGTTCCTGATCCTTCAACTATCTCCCGCCCCTCCTACAAATTAAAGAGGGGACTCTGGGCTATATTGTTACTGTCCACCAGGATAGTGGATATCCACAAGAACAGAGTTTGCCCCCTCAGTGCAGGTTTGGGCCCAGTTCAACACAAGCCaagggctcagcccagcacaAGCCACTCTGTATCAGCAATCCAGTAATATCCATATCTCTCTTCCACACAATCCTACCATTTCTCCTCAGTTCTGCCAGCACCTGTCTGACATGTTGTAGAACTGAGTCAGGGCACCAAGTCAGCAGAAAACATTctcttttccctgatgtttggtgttctgcTGGCCGAGCAGGCTGAACTGGCTGAGTGATGTGTCAAGCAGCAGTTAGTGCCAAGCACAAAGGAGAGGCAGGATCACAGGACTGCAGCTGCACTAGCTCCCAGCAGCAAAACCTGTTGCTGTTGACCCAGACTAGACGAGCAGTTTTTACAGCAGCTTCTGCATCCCTTTCCCTATAGACTGCTGCCTTTGGGCTTCAGGGTCTCCTGGTTTTCTCCCATCCCCTTACCTTGAGTTTAATGGCTCAACCTGTGCATGACTCAGAAACATGTTTTTACCTTTATAAACTGATACACATCTGTAACATAACAAAAAATCAACTCACTGATCAAAAAATGCTCTGGAAAACCAGGCCTGACCAAAGGGTTTGCTCTTTATCCTCTGCAAGATACTTTTGCCAGCATAGAAACAGGTACACCTCAAGCCACTCTGTGGATTAACAAGGTGCCATAGGTGAAAAAGCTTCTCACCTCCAGGGATTATGCCTAATGCCTATGCCAGCACAATCATTGTTGCCTTCCTACTTCCAGCCTATTCAATGGCTGCACTCATTGACCTAATTTTCAGGGCTGTGACTAATTCAAAGTCATTGAGATTTCAAGGGACTTTGTGGCTGCAAGTTTTCCTAAAAATACCCTCAAATGTCAAGACTGAGGAGGCAACTGAGACCAGAAGCCATGGGTGTTACAGTAAGCCACCATACCTAGACCAAAACTTGATAGCAATAGTACCCAGCTTCCATCTGAAAAGATACTCACTCCACATAACAAACACAGCACATTCAGCACAGACAAAAACCAAATCCCAAAACTCAAACAGAATTTCCCACAGTTTTGATTTAAGCTGCCATTTGTTTCTATAACAGTAACATGAGAATCTAAAAAGTACTTCTATTATATTAATTCTAGGGAACACAAAAGAATTTGCTATCTTATAACTTGGATCCACACTGAAGTCTGTCACAATGACTTTATCATGTGTGCCAAGTATGTTTCACTTTCTACCCAAACATTTATCTGCAGCATCTCTGCTAGAATTCTGTTGAGCAAAGACAGAGTACTCACGCTGAGGTAATCGCACGGTATCGCTCCTGGCCTGCAGTATCCCAGATCTGGGCTTTTATCGTCTTCCCATCCACCTGTATGCTCCTGGTGGCAAATTCCACCCCAATGGTGCTCTTACTTTCCAGATTGAACTCATTGCGTGTGAAACGTGACAGAAGATTACTTTTCCCAACTCCAGAGTCTCCAATCAACACAACTGAAAGGAAAGACATTATTTTCACAATTAATTTCTCATACCAGCACTGACCCCAAGCTACAGTGCAGCCTGGTGAGCAGCATCCACCAGAAATGTACAGTCAGATAACACAGGAGAAACAACGTAAACAATACCACAGTCTTTACTACGCACAGCTTGCTTCTCCAACCCCAGAAGAGCCCCAAACTGTTTTGTGGTGAGTAGCTGCCCAGTCCTCAGAGGTGAAAATGAGAAATTGCTAGAGCAACTGTTAAAGTCAAACAGTGCTTTGGAAGCCCCAGCcactgcagcaggcagaggtAAGACATGCCCGTCACACACTCAACCTTTGGCACAGGAAGGCTACAACCCACATTTTAAGAAACACTACAGCCAAGAACATGGCAACAGGCTACCTGTCTGCCCAACAAAAGCCTTTGTACAGGGTAAGTATActctatttttattaaaaaaaccaaaaactggTAAGTAAACAATTATTTGCAGTCCCTGTTGAAATCATATAGGGTGTTTCATttcaataatttaattaatgaaTATGTTCACTACAAAAGGGTGAAATCAGGAGACATTTGGTACTacaaaaaaaagatacaaagcaaagcagaactTCATCCAGCAAAACAAGTTGTAGGAGACTGCATGAGAAGTAAGAGATGAGCTAGGAACCTCTGCCTCCACACATGGTGTTGCCATGATAACAGAAAAATGTAAGTGCAGAGAGCTCTTCAGCACACAAAGCCCAGCTTTCCTGAAAGGAATTGTGAAAACAAAGGTACATCTTGCAGCATTAGAGGTTCCCAGCATAGAGGTTCCCTCTACTTTTTGACTTGCAGATGAGAGCAAGAAACAACTGAGAAAAACACAGTTGAAACAGCTGAGCCATGCTCTCTTCCTCTAGCAAACACTCTTATCACATACCCTTTGGAATTCAAGTGTCCTGGCTCAACCAAAAGGAAGAAAGGCAGCCAGCCTCTGTGAGCTTCTTTAACCTTGGGAATATTTCCTACTCCAGTTGTAAGTACAGATTTGCTGATCTTCCTCATTCATATGGTCTGCTCTTCCTACAGAAAAGCAGACATGGGCAAAAAACATTCCTGATCTCCTCCCAGCAACTACAGAAGAACCTTCTCATTGCACACTTCCAGAATGTGAGCTCACCAGTGTTTTCCTAGGGCCAAGGATCATACTTATCTTTTAGAGCTGCTACAGCTTTTCTCTGCTCAGGCCATTGTTTGAGGAtggagctctggcagtgccctgctccagctcactGCCACTCCACCCCTGGAGCAcattcccaggctgctgctggacccTGGCTCTCTGCTGCAACAGCTCCCGAGCTGCACAGGGGCATTGTGCCGGAGagcccctgtgcagctcctgtgcctgagagcacagACAGACAATTGTGCTAGCACAGCTGAACAGGCAAAACACAACACAGGCAGGAATGGGCAGCCAGCACCACCACTACCCACCTGGGAGAACTTAAACCAGCTCCTCACAGTGCTCTGCCTTCCCTGGCAAACATCCTAAACAATTTTTTAGGGAATGAGAACAG
It encodes:
- the RAB11B gene encoding ras-related protein Rab-11B; this encodes MGTRDDEYDYLFKVVLIGDSGVGKSNLLSRFTRNEFNLESKSTIGVEFATRSIQVDGKTIKAQIWDTAGQERYRAITSAYYRGAVGALLVYDIAKHLTYENVERWLKELRDHADNNIVIMLVGNKSDLRHLRAVPTDEARAFAEKNNLSFIETSALDSTNVEEAFKNILTEIYRIVSQKQIADRSAHDESPGNNVVDISVPPTTDGQKSNKLQCCQNL